The DNA segment AGTTCAAAAAAtgcatttgttttgttttcgcaagaattttttaaaattttctttttcgaCTTATTGTCGTTGGCAATGAAGTTGTTGATCTGGCCATGTACATAGCCTAGATATTGTTGCATGGTGGGGGTTGCCTTTTTTGTTCTCCAGAGTAAATGGAAAACGTTTGTAAATAGACCAAAAAGATGATTACACGTTAAACATATTGAATTTTCTTGTCAACCCTGGAAAGGTAATGCTCAAGGCATGCAACAATAACATATTGGTTTCTAAGAGGATCCAGCAGGAGTATTCTAGTTTTGATAGTAAAAAGTGGGAATTCAGGATGATTACATAGACTAAACCCCTCTGAGAGAGTAGCATTTAACTCTTTGCTTGAACTTTTGTAATTGTTTCCTCCTTTTCAATTTAATAAATCTTTAACtgtgggggcttcccctacagtgttttggaacaaaaataaattttcaggaGGGTGCAAACAGGTATACATTTCTTTACAGATattaaactaatttaatatatgtTATAAAAAACTAGGTGATACCATCACATACATGTAACAAGTTTATCAGTTTTACTTtgtgtaaataaaaaatatacattagGTCTCTACTGATAGAAAATGTCAAAATAAAGGATATGAGGGCAGAAATGAATCCAACCCCAACACCTGCACATAAAAAAATGGAATTGAAATATCAAATGTTAAAGTACAAATAGATACTCATATATAATCATAAGTGCAAGCGAAGTCAAGAAATCCAATGGAAAAAGCAAAATACATAGGCGACTCGAAATTTCTTCTGCTAAAGgcatttgtaaatatttaagGTACAGTACCTGATGACATTGAACCAACAAAATTCTCAAGAAACTTAAGGATAGCTAGAAAATAGTTCTGTCCAGAAGAACTTGTTCTCAGTGAAGCCATACTCCTGAAAAGTTCAAGGTGTTAATGACAGGATTCTGAGAAGGAGCCATATAGGCAGAAGGAGCTCAGGCAATACATTCTCACCTATACAAGGATATAGCCACCTTAATTTCCAAACCGTAGTTAGACACGAAGAAATATGCACATTTcagtagaaataaaaaaaaacagctagtATTAAATAATAATATGGTTATGCATACAGCATCATTGAGAACTGATTCTCCAAAAACCAGCGCATAGAGGTTCACATCAGTGCCAAGTTCCTGCGATTTGATGGACATTATGTGATCCTTTTATCTCAAAATTTGTAAATATAGTCTGTATAGGGATATGGAAGGAACCTGAAATATGGACAGTACAGTAACAGGATCAGTTGCTGACACCAGAGCACCGAACATCATGCACTCAACCAGAGGCAACTTATAGACAATGTATATTAACCCACCAACGTATCTGTGACAAatggaaaaatataaattacatTTTTATAGATGAAATAAATATCAGCGAATAGGAATGGAGGCAATATAGAAGATACTCTTACACTAAAAGACCAGTGACAATAGAAGCAATGAAGGTTCCCAAGATTGCAAATGTTATAATGGCaccaaaatttgaaaagaatGGTTTCTATCaggaaaaaatatgatataattaGCTGAGAATGATAGAATTTAACCAACGAAGAGTAGAATTTAACTAACTAAGAGGATCCAAGAATTCCACACTTACTGGTGCTAAGCTGAATCCAGACTGAGTAAGATTCAGTCAAGTAAAACATGGTAAATTTCCGTACaagtaattaaaaaacaaaatcaagatACAAAAAAGGATATAATATAATTGGAGGAAgtaagaaaagaaggaagaagtcCTCCCGAAAATTGAACCATCTCCTGAATTAATAAAGCAAATGAACACCACAAAATGTTCAGACTTAACAGCGATGTCATATTTTGCAGGGAAAAATTGTATACAGTGAGTAATAAGAAATATTATCACCTAATACTTCTTTGAGTGTTTGATATCTTAGCAAGGCCGCCAACAATCATCCCTGACAAGAAAAGCTATTAAATAATTTCGTAATAATATGGTGTCATACGATTCTAACATTTTCAATGTACCTCTAGGCTCTACAAACTATTAAATAAAATGGTAAGATCCATCTTAGCTAGGGTGTTTTATTTCCAAGGCAAATAGTATATGATAATCCACCGGATGATCCAAATAAAACGTAGCTAGAATAAACCCAAATGTCACATCACTTATCTTAGATAATCAGAAATCAGTAAAAGCTAAGCTACTGAAATGTAACGGAAATACGCTTATCTGAAGGAAAAGACATCTGTTTGCGCTACATGCCAACTTTTTAAAGGTTCATTTTATCCTCCAAAGCCCTCACCTGTTACAACCAATCCTCAACCATCGACAGTAAATTTTGGAAAAGCACAGCTCGAACTAGACTACAGCGCGCGTCGTGAATGCAAAATTTGTTCGTCTGATTTGTGCATAAACGCACAGTCGAAGCCGTTCCTCCTAATCACACACTCACACCGTTACTGCTCGCCACTAAACATCGTGTGAATAAACAGTTCATTCGGCGTCAGTAAACAACACCAAACACGATCACCCCCGCATCAAATGCGCTAGCTCAAAGCATCGCACGGCGTCGCAAATACACAACGATCGCGAAGTCAGACACATGAATCGATAGGACCCTCAGCGACGATCGGCATTCTTCAGTTTCCACAAGCCCAAAATGCTGTAACTGGGTGGGAACACATACCGATGAGGAGGGAGGCGCTGGCCTCGGGGATGTAGTAGAccttgcggcggcggaggacgtggCCGAGCACGAAGGAGACCACCAGCATCGATATCTGCAGCAGGATCCCCACCCCGGCCGCCTTCTGCTCGTCCACCGTCCCCGCCGCCCCCAccatccccaccgccaccgccgcgacggcgtcatgcggtggagccggcgccgccgccaccgccgccgcgaccatttcccccgccgccgctcccactcCCCCTCGcgcttgatcgatcgatcgctcctcttcctcttcgccTCCGACTCGATCGTCTCGCGTTCGCTCGCCTCGGCCGCTTCCCGTGCGCGTCATGCGGATGCGGGCGAGCGAgtcgcctcctctctcctctcctccctcccgttGTGGGCTGGGCCCACCGCGGAGACGGGCGGTCCAGATGCGTTCGACTGTGGATCCGACGGGTCAGATTGGGCCTGGAATCGAGGGGCCCACTGGGCACTGGCCCGGTGCCTAGAATTCGCGggtggaatggaatggaatcgGCGGGAAGGAAGAGACGGGCCTTCCTTCCAGTCTGCCGCTGCCACAATCCCAAAACgattttgttatatatttgtcgacaaatttgacagatgtaattacagtataatcgtagtgtaattacactgtaacttgcatttacatatatgtgtgctgtgatttttttcttcctcaccaaaataaatcttgtaatagatttaacgatttaaaattacatgaaacttatatacaagttacactgtagttaaatgcaagttacagtataattacatataagttacagtgtaattacactacgattgtactataattatatatgttaaatttttaggagaaaatttgtcaacaaatatataggtgGTCCCGTAGCTTCtttttgataatttgatatAGTTGTTAAGTTTTGCCGATTTGATCGAGTGCATGACTTGCGGAAAGTACAAGTAGTGTGATCAGTAACACCTTTTGGGCTAAATCATCATCTTTATCTGATCTGTAACTACTTACTAGTGACGGAGCCAGGATCTCTTCAAAAAATCATAACAATTCACGCAGATTTTAGCACTGATTAAgcctttgagttttttttttcttgcacaaCTTCGTGATTTGTTTTTCAAAGAACAAGGATGAGCTAGAACAAACTAGCATGTAACAGCAaatacttcctctattttataatgtaagactttctagcattgtccacattcatttatatgttaatgaatctagacatatgtatgtgtttagattcattaacatctatatgtatgtgggcaatactagaaagtcttacattgtgaaacgaaggtagTAGTCTACTACTccaatatcatcatcatcatcatcatcgcaacattatactccctccgatcCTTCCCAAATTGAACATCACATaaggaaaatcattttttttcaaaatgatcaTTATATAACCATGTGGACATATGGATTTCATcataatacaattaatgtaACATCGGATAATGTGGTGTATGCTTGTGTTTTAGTCGATACCATATGCATCGTGGGAGAATGTGTGTATATTTTGTATGGTGTGTTGACTGATGTAGTTTAAATAATCCTTAGTCTTGGTGCACAAacaatatgatgatcaatttgaaatgaagggagtaactATCTAGACACTCCCCATGTACTATTAAAATCCAGTCCCCATATACTGTTACTAGTAAAGTCACAAATTAAACAGCACGGTCAGAAAACGCGCCGTGTACTGATCTAGCACGATGACTGAGTGACTGATCGGATATCAATATCTCCATCTATGAAAAATCTGTGGTTGCCGAACAAAAGAAAATCTGTGGCGTGGCTTCACTCCTTCAGTCAGGTCAAGCAAAACCCGTGGACGTATATACTCTTCGTCTTGGGTGAGCCATTCTTCAGTATTTCTTCTGCTGATCGAGCCACTGAATCGATCAGCTCCATGGCGCCCTCTCCTGTTATCCTTGTTATGGCTGCACTGTTTCTCCAAGCTGCAACAATGGCGGCAACAACCGCGCTAACCGTATCGCTGCCGGGCTGCCCGAGCTCGTGCGGCAGCATGGTCATCCCCTACCCGTTCGGCATCGGCGCCGGCTGCCACCTCGCCGGCTTCGCCGTCACCTGCAACCGCTCCTACCACCCACCGAAGCTCTTCctgcgcgacgccgacgccgctgaGGTGCTCGAGATATCCCTCCTAAACTCCACGGTGATCGTCAGCAGCGCCGTCCGGTACGACGCCGCCAAAGGCGAGGGCGCGTGGggccgcggcctcgccggcgcgttCCGCCTCAGGGAGCGGCGGAACCGGCTCGTCGTCGTGGGGTGCAACCTGCAGGCCGTCCTCCTGGACGGCGACGAAATCGCCGCCGCGTGCACCACcatctgcggcggcgccggcgccacctgGCCAACagcggccgacggcgagctcgcGGATTACTCGTGCGCGGGCATTGGCTGCTGCCAGGCTTCCATCTACCTAGGCCTCACGTCGTACGGCGTTCGGCTGTCGCCGTTCGGCACAAGCAccgggccgccgccgacctcctccgcctcgtcgtctAACCAATCGGATTCGGCTCTCGTGTTCGTCGCGGACAACGAGTGGTTCGGCGGGAACGCGAGTAAGCTCGGATCAGCAGCAGCGACGATGcgaccgggcggcggcggcatgccggTGGCGCCGGCCGTGCTCGACTGGGCGATCGGGAAGTCGGGGTGTCCGCCGCATGGGCCCGACGACACGGCctgtagcagcagcaacagctacTACCGCAACTCTACCAGCAC comes from the Oryza glaberrima chromosome 9, OglaRS2, whole genome shotgun sequence genome and includes:
- the LOC127784974 gene encoding sodium/hydrogen exchanger 6-like encodes the protein MTRTGSGRGERTRDDRVGGEEEEERSIDQARGGVGAAAGEMVAAAVAAAPAPPHDAVAAVAVGMVGAAGTVDEQKAAGVGILLQISMLVVSFVLGHVLRRRKVYYIPEASASLLIGMIVGGLAKISNTQRSIRRWFNFREDFFLLFLLPPIIFQSGFSLAPKPFFSNFGAIITFAILGTFIASIVTGLLVYVGGLIYIVYKLPLVECMMFGALVSATDPVTVLSIFQELGTDVNLYALVFGESVLNDAVAISLYRSMASLRTSSSGQNYFLAILKFLENFVGSMSSGVGVGFISALLFKYAALGVENLHNLESCLFVLFPYFSYMLAEGFGLSGIVSILFTGIVMKRYTFYNLSEDSQRFTARFFHLLSSLAEAFVFIYMGFDIAMERQSWSHIGFIFFSVIFILLARAANVFSCAYILNLARPVHCQIPRQYQLALWYSGLRGAMAFALALQSIHDLPEGHGETIFTATTSIVVLTVLLIGGSTGTMLESLQVVGDSNRYRHPYEHNFDGNNAGYPGQRYGEETSTSSNFTMKLKELQRSTSSFALLDKHYLTPIFTSQNEDDNSDGDEDIINESLRNEDM